TCTTCTTTCCCTTCTTCTGTTTTTCGAGGAGTTTCCGTTTGCGGGTCACGTCTCCGCCATATAATTTGGCCGTTACGTCCTTGCGCATAGCTGATAATCTTTCGGCGGCGATGACTTTTCCGCCGACGGCCGCCTGTAATTTAATCATGAACATCTGCCGCGGCAATGTTTCTTTTAAAGTTTCTACCACTTCCTTGCCCCGATGAAAAGCTTCGTCCCGATAAACGATCATGGATAAAGACTCTACCGGTTCTTCAGCGACCAGGATATCCATTTTCACCACTTCGGCTCCCCGGTAGCCTAAAAATTCATAATTTACCGAAGCGTAGCCCGAGCTGACACTTTTTATTTTATCATAAAAATCAGTTAAGATCGTCGCCATCGGCGCTTCGTAATGCAAAATCGCGCGGGTAACGTCAATAAATTCGGTATTTTTGTAAATGCCGTGCTTTTCCTGGATTAAGTTCATGGCCGCGCCCATGTAATCTTTGGGGATAATTACGTCCAAGGCCACCCACGGCTCTTCGATTTTTTCAATCTGCGACGGGTCCGGCAGTTCGTGCGGGCTATGGATTATCAATGCTCCTTCCGCGTCCACGTGCTTAAGCCGGTTAGCGTCCAGCGATTTGGTTGATTTTAAAAATACTTTGTAGGCGACGCTTGGGGTGGTTACTACGATATCTAAATTATATTCCCGGCTTAACCTTTCCTGAAATATCTCTAAATGCAGTAAGCCCAAAAATCCGCACCTAAAGCCAAAGCCTAAAGCGTCCGAATGCTCGGGCTCGTAGGACAAAGCCGCGTCATTTAATTTCAATTTTTCCATAGCTTCGCGGAGTTGTTGGTATTCGTTTCCTTCTTGGGGAAAAATTCCGGCAAAAACCATGGGCTTAACTTCTTTATAGCCTTTTAGCGGTTCCACATTTACCTTGTCCCCTGTCCCGCCTTGAGCGTTAATATTGGTAACGGTATCACCAACCCGGCACTCATTTACGTTTTTAAAGCCAGTGGCGATATAACCGATTTCCCCCGCCTTTAATTCGCCGGTTGATTTATAATCCGGCTTAAATATTCCTACGTCAACGGCTTCGCTCCTAGCCTTGGTGGCAATCAAGTAAATCTTTTCCCCTTTTTTTATTTTGCCTTCCATCACCCGGACAAAGGCGAGCACTCCCCGGTATTCGTCATAAGTTGAATCAAAAATCAAAGCCCGCAAGGGTTTGCCGCTTGGACCATCACTTCCCGCTCCTTCAGTTTTAACGTTTGGCTGGCTAGCCGCATTCTTTTCGCCATCTATGACTTTGGCAAAAGTAGGCGCCGGCACCCGATCCACCACGGCCTGCAAAATTTCCGCCACACCTTCGCCGGTTTTTCCCGAAGCGCTGATAATCTCCTCTTCTTTACAACCGATCAGGCTCATAATTTCGTGCTTGGTTTTTAGCGCGTTCGCCGCCGGCAAATCAATTTTATTTACCACCGGAATAATTTCCAGCCCTTCTTCCAAAGCCAAATACAAATTAGCCAGAGTCTGGGCCTGGATGCCTTGCGTCGAGTCCACTAAAAGGATTGCGCCTTCCACCGCGGCCAAAGAGCGCGACACTTCGTAGGTAAAATCCACGTGTCCGGGGGTATCGATGAGATTTAATAAATATTCTTTTCCGTCTTGAGCTTTGAAGTTCATGGACACGGGCTGGAGTTTAATAGTAATTCCCCGCTCGCGCTCCAAATCCATCCGGTCCAAAAATTGCTCTTTCATTTTTCTCTTTTCAATCGTCCCGGTAATCTCCAGCATCCGGTCAGCCAGGGTTGATTTGCCGTGGTCAATGTGCGCGATGATGCAGTAATTTCTGATGTTTTTCATTAAAATATAGGTCTAGCCGAATTATTCTACTTAATTCCCAAAACATCCTGCATTGAATAGAGTCCGGGTTTTTGACTGACAATCCATATTGCCGCCCGGATGGCGCCGCGGGCAAAAGTATCCCGGCTCGCGGCCCGATGGGTTATTTCAATCCGTTCGCCAAGACCGCCGAACAATACGGTATGATCGCCGGCTATATCTCCGGCCCGGATTGCCTGGATGCCGATTTCTTTTTTAGGGCGTTCGCCAATCAGACCGTGTCGTTCATATTTGCCAACTGCATTTAAATCGCGGCCCAATGCCTGGGCTACAACTTCGGCCAATTTCATCGCCGTTCCTGACGGCGCGTCTTTTTTAAACCGGTGATGGGCTTCTATAATTTCCACATCATAATCATCGCCTAACAGTTTAGCGGCTTCGGCCGCCAGTTTAAACATGACATTTACGCCAAGGCTCATGTTCGGCGCTAGAACCACCGGAATTTTCTTTGCTAACTCACCCGCCTTTTCCAGTTGTTCCCTGGTAAAACCGGTTGAACCGATTACTATGGGTTTACCGGCTTGGCTTGCCGCTTCCAGATGCTTTATCGAACTCTCGGCATTGGTAAAATCAATAATCACATCGCATTCAGCCAAAACATCTTTTACGCTAGGGGCCGTTTTTATTCCAGTCAAAGCTCCGCCGATAATTTCCGATAAATCTTTTTTTGTTTTGGCATGGCCGGGCGATTCAAAACCGGCCGAAAGCGAAACGCCTTCAGTCTCACCGATTAGCTGGGCAATCCGGGATCCCATCCGTCCTCCGATACCGGCAACGGCAACTTTTATATTGTCTTTTTTGTTTGGCATAATTTATCTGGCATCCATCCGATGCCTTTACCTGCTTATAGATTTAAATCAACCCGTAATCCTTCAGCGCATCTTCCAGCCTTTTCCGGTTAACTTCGGACATTTGAACGAGGGGCAAGCGCAGTTCATCCGACGCTATCTTTCCCATCATCGCCAAAGCCGCTTTGACCGGCGCCGGATTGGTTTCATAAAATAGCGCGTTGCATAAAGGCATTAATTTATAAAACATCTTCCTGGCCTCTTCAATTTTTCCGTCAAAATAAGTTTGGCAAAGCGCCGCCATGTCGCGCGGCGCGGCGTTGGATACGACCGATATTACCCCCTGCCCGCCGATACAAAGCATGGGGTAGGTTAAATAATCTTCTCCTGACACAACAATGAATTCTTCCGGGCATTGGCTTATAATGTCGGCCGCCTGTTTTAAATTACCCGAAGCCTCTTTAATGCCGATTATATTGGGAAGCTCTGACAGCCGAACGACGGTCGCCGGCTCCATATTGATCCCGGTCCGGCCCTGAATGTTATAAAGAAATATGGGAATATCAACGGTTTCCGCCACTTTTTTAAAATGCTGATGCAGCCCTTCCTGGGTCGGCTTGTTATAGTAAGGGCAAATTAAGAGGGCGGCGTCAGCTCCGTCGGCTTTGGCTTTTTCGGTCAAGCGAATCGCCTCGGCCGTATCATTAGAGCCGGTGCCGGCAATTACCGGTATCCGTCCTTTTACCTGTTCAACGGTTAGGGCAATTACCCTGTTATGCTCTTCGTGGGTTAAGGTAGCCGATTCGCCGGTAGTGCCGCAGGGAATAATCGCCTTGGTTCCGTTTACAATCTGGAATTCAATCAACTGCCGTAATTTTTCCTCGTCAATAGATCCGTTATTAAACGGAGTGATAATGGCAACCATTGCTCCGCGCAATTTTCTCCTTAATTCGGAATAAGATGGCTCTGGGCCTGGCATAAATTTATTTGCCGCAAGTTAGAGGGCGTATTTAAATTTAAATGATGTATCCAATTATATTTTTAACATAAAGACTGTTAAATATCAAGTAAAATTCCGGCGGAAAGCCGAAGATTGATTTTATTTCAATATAACGATATATTGTAAACATCATTCAATCATCAATGTCCGTTTTTATTTAACCCTGAACATCATGCCGGTTCTATTGATAATTGTTAATTTCTAATTGCAAATTGATTCATTATGCCAATGTCAAAAGATTTTAAAGAGCGGGCTTTTCCCTTATTGCCGAAGATATTGAAAGATTTCCGGCCAAAGCTCTACGGAAAAAATTCGGCCGGATTAGACGCCGCCCTTTCTCCGGGATTCCATTTGTATGACGAAAAAGGCATCCGCGAACGGATCGCATTAATGAAAAAGCTTTTCTTCACCGAGCACCCGGGAATGGAATTTTTCGCGGTCAAAGCCAATTCCAATAATGCCATTTTGAAAATCATGCTTGACGAAGGATTTGGAGTAGACTGCTCTTCCCCGACTGAAATTATCCGGGCCCAGGCGCTCGGGTTTCCAAAGGAATTAATCATGTGCACCGGAAATAATACTAATCCGGAATTCTACGAAGCTTTCATGGACGCGGGGTGCATACTAAATTTAGACGACATAGGCTATATCGACAAACTGCCTTACATGCCCGAACGGATTTGTTTTCGCTATAATCCGGGACCGAGAAAAACCAAAGGCAGCACCGAATTTATTGGCGATCCTGTCAATCAAAAATACGGAGTGCGGTTTGATCAAATTGCTGAAGCTTACCAAAGAGCCAAGGCTAAAGGCGCAAAAATTTTCGGATTACATACCATGTTTGCTTCAAATTGCCTGGATGCTGAAGCTCTCGGGGAAATCGCGGG
This genomic interval from Patescibacteria group bacterium contains the following:
- the lepA gene encoding translation elongation factor 4, whose translation is MKNIRNYCIIAHIDHGKSTLADRMLEITGTIEKRKMKEQFLDRMDLERERGITIKLQPVSMNFKAQDGKEYLLNLIDTPGHVDFTYEVSRSLAAVEGAILLVDSTQGIQAQTLANLYLALEEGLEIIPVVNKIDLPAANALKTKHEIMSLIGCKEEEIISASGKTGEGVAEILQAVVDRVPAPTFAKVIDGEKNAASQPNVKTEGAGSDGPSGKPLRALIFDSTYDEYRGVLAFVRVMEGKIKKGEKIYLIATKARSEAVDVGIFKPDYKSTGELKAGEIGYIATGFKNVNECRVGDTVTNINAQGGTGDKVNVEPLKGYKEVKPMVFAGIFPQEGNEYQQLREAMEKLKLNDAALSYEPEHSDALGFGFRCGFLGLLHLEIFQERLSREYNLDIVVTTPSVAYKVFLKSTKSLDANRLKHVDAEGALIIHSPHELPDPSQIEKIEEPWVALDVIIPKDYMGAAMNLIQEKHGIYKNTEFIDVTRAILHYEAPMATILTDFYDKIKSVSSGYASVNYEFLGYRGAEVVKMDILVAEEPVESLSMIVYRDEAFHRGKEVVETLKETLPRQMFMIKLQAAVGGKVIAAERLSAMRKDVTAKLYGGDVTRKRKLLEKQKKGKKKMMEHGKGSVEIPSDTFIKILKR
- the dapB gene encoding 4-hydroxy-tetrahydrodipicolinate reductase; translated protein: MPNKKDNIKVAVAGIGGRMGSRIAQLIGETEGVSLSAGFESPGHAKTKKDLSEIIGGALTGIKTAPSVKDVLAECDVIIDFTNAESSIKHLEAASQAGKPIVIGSTGFTREQLEKAGELAKKIPVVLAPNMSLGVNVMFKLAAEAAKLLGDDYDVEIIEAHHRFKKDAPSGTAMKLAEVVAQALGRDLNAVGKYERHGLIGERPKKEIGIQAIRAGDIAGDHTVLFGGLGERIEITHRAASRDTFARGAIRAAIWIVSQKPGLYSMQDVLGIK
- the dapA gene encoding 4-hydroxy-tetrahydrodipicolinate synthase, producing MPGPEPSYSELRRKLRGAMVAIITPFNNGSIDEEKLRQLIEFQIVNGTKAIIPCGTTGESATLTHEEHNRVIALTVEQVKGRIPVIAGTGSNDTAEAIRLTEKAKADGADAALLICPYYNKPTQEGLHQHFKKVAETVDIPIFLYNIQGRTGINMEPATVVRLSELPNIIGIKEASGNLKQAADIISQCPEEFIVVSGEDYLTYPMLCIGGQGVISVVSNAAPRDMAALCQTYFDGKIEEARKMFYKLMPLCNALFYETNPAPVKAALAMMGKIASDELRLPLVQMSEVNRKRLEDALKDYGLI
- a CDS encoding diaminopimelate decarboxylase, whose protein sequence is MPMSKDFKERAFPLLPKILKDFRPKLYGKNSAGLDAALSPGFHLYDEKGIRERIALMKKLFFTEHPGMEFFAVKANSNNAILKIMLDEGFGVDCSSPTEIIRAQALGFPKELIMCTGNNTNPEFYEAFMDAGCILNLDDIGYIDKLPYMPERICFRYNPGPRKTKGSTEFIGDPVNQKYGVRFDQIAEAYQRAKAKGAKIFGLHTMFASNCLDAEALGEIAGMQLEIAEELQKKLGIKFEFVNIGGGIGIEYRPDEKPLDVELVARMTNKAFSAFKAKHGYAPKLYMEAGRFVTGPFGILAGRAINRMNKYKNFVGVDFCDAADILRAGIYPAYHEVSVLTPEGKEKTEGEKETVSIVGPLCENIHMISDRLLPKVEEGDIIVIHDTGAHGIGMGMNYNGWAKSQELMLHSDNSVSRVSRAETIGDLLVKELDMKGQELTVKY